The following is a genomic window from Arvicanthis niloticus isolate mArvNil1 chromosome 10, mArvNil1.pat.X, whole genome shotgun sequence.
AGATGAGCATGGTGGGTTacacagagagttcaaggccagcatgagttACACAAGACCTTGTGGGGTAGTGGGCtatttatgtgtacacacacacacacacacacacacacacacacacacatctgggaTGATAAGGTTGAATACTCAAATCTAAGAACAACTAACTGAGGACAGGAGTATTGCACCCAAGAGGCACAAAAGGTCACGAAACTGAGCACAGACGGAAATATGAACATCAGTCATTACCTCATTGCACTCATCCACCAGAATGAAGAAGAGATCAAAGCGGGACATGATGGGCGCAGAGAGATTGATGTTCTGTTTCAGAGATTTTGACCTGTCGTAGTGTCCGCTGACAGGGTTTGCTGCAGCTAAAATGGATGTCCTGGCATTCAGAGTTGCCTGACCATGAGAGAAAACCATGAGACTGAAAACCAAATTGGCCaatacagataaaagaaaaagttctATCTTATGCAATTAACTAAATGGAAACAAAAGTGTTTCACCTGCTGAATCAGCAAAACTCAAGCATGGTCACAGCACGGCAGGCATGGTGATGAATCACAGTGAGCCCCTCAGCTAGCACTCCGCTAGGAACTTACTTGTAACTAGACACAGGAGGTCCTCAGTTGACATGACAGTTGACACAGCTTGTGACACACCACGCTGCTGTGTGCCACGAGGCTAATAAATCATAGTGGACCTAGCAGGTGCTACTACAGGAAGACTGCCAATAAAATTATGAAGCTAAAGGTCGAACTGTAGGCACTTGCTTagttgtgcacacacactcaacacatatCTAGTATCCATTGTACTATGTGATTTctcttaaatgtatatatacatcagtgtattacttttaaaaaatctttatttttcaattttaaaatgaattatttaattttaaaattatgtatatgcatgtctgCCTCTATATGTAAGTGCATGTGCCTGCAGTGCCTATAGGAGCCAGAAGAGGAAGCTGAAATCTCTGGAGCTGTAAGCTGCCCATTCTGAGTTccgggaactgaactcgggtcctctgcaagaacagtacatgctcttaagTGCTAAGCCATCTGTCTGTCCCCCAAACCTACTAGTTTTTATTAAGTTAAGATCCTTTTTAATGTTGGCTATCATATGTTAATCAggtaatttcatttaaattatctGTTGATCTTTGAGTAGTTTGTGGTACTGGGACCAATAGCTGTTTTTGTTATAACAAGAAAGCTGTTTAATCAAAGCACGCATATTTTGCTTATAAAACTTTTACAAACacagctggcaagatggctcagaaggttcTGTGTCTCTTCTAtgtaagcctggtgacctgagtgtgAGCCCCAGAAATCACATAAagatagaaggaaaggaaagaaccaaacTCACAAAGTTGTCTTGTCACATAGATGTCAGGGCATCCCCCTccccaataaatatttataaagcttTAAATTTCTGAAAAATTAAATGCTAAGAATTACATCAGTACCATTACTTTCTATCAGGGCAACATAGTATGGGACCCCCAATAACacctgtattttacattttagatCAACACTACACATTGGAACAAGGTATTCCACCAGACGGATGTCTCTAACACACTCATCTGCATGGCTAAGGTATACACACCTTCACTCCTGCTTTAGTGATAGATATGGTCTGCTGCTCCATAGCTTCATGAATAGCAACTTGGTCCCGCATGTCCATCTTATCAAATTCATCAATACAGCAGACACCCTGTAACCAAACAGATCCAGCATTAAGAAGTTTCCTTGCAGGGTTGAGGATGTAGCTCGATGGTAGAGTACTTACTCGCCTAGCATGtgtaagaaaatgagagaaactgCTTTGCAGATGTAAGATGCTAAACTTACAAAGTTTCTTACCGGAGACCTTTCCATTCCCCAGGCAAATGGATTAGGATAACTATGCAGATAATGGACTGCAAAATTTAAACCTCAGCATGAAGGGATTTGGGCTGGGTgtaatggtgcacacctgtgatcaaAGACTGTGGCcagcagaggcagatctctgggagttctaggccaaccacaAATACAGACTGACTTGGTTTTAGTCTGGAAAAGTAAAGAGTGAAGGAGTACCACAATGAATGTAAGTTTTCGTAGCCACAAGGAATTAATCTTTGCCAAATATATAGGTAATATACTATGTATTCACGGATAGACCTGTTTAGAGGTGTTAGCAAAGCAGCACACTGGAATGGTCTACTCCCAGCAATCAACGCATTGTAGGGACGCTCAGAAAGTATCGACTAATGATGAGTCTTAATTCAATGTAGATTGATACAAGTGAATAGCATACTAATGAATTCAATAAAAAACTATAGCTTGTTATTGAAAGGTCAAAGGGTACTCTGATTCCCCATATCCAACAACACACAATGTCCTTACGTTGTCAGCCAGCATCAATGCTCCAGCCTCAATGACAAACTCGTGAGATTCTTCATCCCTCACCACAGCTGCTGTTAAGCCCGCAGCGCTGGAGGCTTTGCCACTGGTATAGACAGCTCTGGGACTGAACTCATCCACGTGCCTAGTCAAGAACATCATACAAAGATTCATTAACACATCAATACACCGCATCAGTTCCAGAAACATCAGCTAACAGGAGTTCTAAAACTGATTCAAATCCATTCCTGCCAGATGAAATAAATACAAGACAAAAACATCAACTtcgaacttaaaaaaaaaaaaaaaaaagaaagaaaagaaaagaaaggaaaaaaaaaaaaaaagcatgcattttttactgtgtgtctgtgttgtaaatgaaggtcaaaggacaactttgtgattCCTGTCTGCCACCCTACACAAGTTCCAGGGACTAAACTTTAGTTACTAGGTCTGTGTGCGACATTACTCACTAAGCTATTTTTCCAGCTCccaaaaataaacactaaaaaaaattaagaaagccaAGTGGTAGTGGTACACCTTGaattcaagcacttgggaggcagaagcagcagatccgagttcaaggccagactggcctacaaagcaagttccaagaccacaaaggctacacagagatcctgtctcggaaaaaaacaagaaaaaaaaatttatttatttatttatttatttataattaaggAACAGAGCTGTGTGCTGTACAAGCTTCTAATCTCAGTTTTTAGGAGACTAAGACAAGAAGatcgtgagtttgaggccattctggactgtagagtaaaaccctgtctcaaaacaaaatagaaaagcagaGTCCCTGATACTCAATTTAGTGATTTTCATAGACTTATTGCTACTATAATGGGAGAATAGAAACAACCGAAACATCCACTTATTCATTATGTATAAAATACAACGCAGTACATGCATACAACACAATAGATCCTCATCACCACAGCACGAACAGCCAGCGTCCTGCACTATGTGAAGCGAGCTAGATACAGAGACCGAAAGAGCAGGGTTACACTTAGGAAACAAAGTAAGCTGGTGCTTGCTAGGACCTGTGGGAGGGAGTGgaggactgtggctttacaggCATAGTGGTTCAGTTCAGGACAACAAAAGGATGTTCTGGAGACAGAAGGTGGCAGTGACTAGAACTCAACCTAAAGATGGCTAAAGCAATTAtctaaaattcttctccactgcATCCTTGGTAGCAGAGGTGGCCTGCAATCACACAAGCACAGTGTTTCCCGCTGCACTGGACAGGCGGATACTTACTTGAGAAACTGGCTCTTAGCCGTACTTGGATCACCAACAATGCAAACATTTATATCCCCACGAAGAGAGGTTCCTTCCCCTGTTGTCTTAGGAACACCACCGAATAACATCAGCAAGACACCGCGTTTTACTTCATCATTGCCTGAAATGAAAAGCTCCAGATGAAAAATTAATTGTTCAAGGGATTGGTAAGAtggtttagcaggtaaaggtCTTCGTCTCATAAGCCAGAAGACTGGAGCTTGACCCTAGAAACCCAtgtaaaggcagaaggaaagaaccaactctaaagctgccctctgaccttcaaatGTGCTTTTCCCTCGGTATGACACATAGCCACGATAACTTAAAAAGCTCAGCTACAACATAACCTAACCAAGAGAAAAGAAGCCACCATGAGTGTCTCCTCCATACCACAGATATCAGCTGCCCATGCTCACCATTTCAAGAGCCTTTCCTTGTCACTGCCTATGTGAGGCCTTTCCCACAGCTTCAGCTCTCAAAGACGTCTCTCAGAAATATAAATTTATCCACCTCACACCACCACATTtctaagttttttctttttagctggAGTGGGATGAGTGTCCTGCCCTTCCAGTCCATTGCTCATTCTTGCTAGTGGCAGCTCCAGTTCCATTGGAAATCTGAGGTAACATTTCTTTTGTTGACCAGCACTAAACAAATGCACACTAACTAAACTGAATGAATAACATGCTGAATGTAATTCATATGTTTCTATTAGCTGTTCATAAATGCAATATAAAAACCACAGTCTTAAATCCCCCCTCCTGTGGAATTGGTGCCTGAACTCCACTACCAAAAAAATGCCTGGCCAATGCTATAGAAAccatttattaaaacaaacaaacaaacaaacaaaccctaaacaaaccaaccaaccaaagaaaattaATGGCTTGAGAGACAGTTCACTTGGTAAAGTACTTGTGTTTAATTCCTAGAAACCACATGAAAACCCAGGTATAGTAGtttacacttgtaatcccagtgctggggaagcaaagacaggcagattttaACTAGGCTTTGCTGACCATCCAGCATTGCTTACTTAACTGAGGATGTCATATGAAGTTGACcttggtacacatgcatacacatataaaagcagaaaattaaatatCCATTCTATAACAAAACTGACATGACCTATGAGACAAACGTGTTGAGGGTATGATGAGTTTTAAATAGTCCATAAAAGTTttgatatttgttattttaagagAACCTAACTGAGTATGCTGGCAGATGATTTTGATCCAGCATCTTGGAGACAAAAGACAGGTAAATCCCTTAAATTCAAGGACAGCTTAAAATCAACAAAAACTGAGATGGAACCTATTGGCTGTGGTAGATTATACCTCTAATTCCAGTCCTGTGAGTTCGAGACTAGCTGGGTCTACAGTTCTGGTGCAGCTgagactacatagtaagatcttgtctcaaagaagaTGGAACCtaattttctttctacctttgaAGTAGCATGAAAGAGACTCTTGTAGATAGGGTCCAGGCTATACTCAAACTCACATGCATCCCCCTGGGCCAGCTTCCTCCTTGATGGCAGAGAATATAGGCATTACTATGCCtattatgatttgaattttaacACATAACCATGTGAACTTAAGGGCTGTAGCTCCAAGACTAGGAGAGCACTGTCTCCTTGCTTTGTTTTCATGTTCTGCACTGAAGGAGCTGCTGTGGTGAAGACCTGCCCACTGGATGTCTCACTCATAAGGGATCCAagcttccaactatccaccagcACTAAGTCAAGTGAGTCTCTGCATGAGCTCTGGCTCCAGCCTACACCCTCTGTCTACACCCTCTGCTGATACATCAACTCGATTAagtgcattggtattttgtctgcatgtgtgccgATGTTCCACATGCAGGCTGgtaccctcagaagccagaatgcactggatcccctagaactgggattatagatggttTTATAGATGGGATTATAGAGTACTGTGAATCaaatccaggttctctgaaaCAGTAGCCTGAAATATTATCTTCTGAATCATTTCTTCAGCTCCAAAAGCAATCTCTTCATGAAAATCCCTGGGCCAGCACCACCCATGAAACGTTTGCTACTGATGTCAGGTCTCCATCACCAGCAGAGCTCTTACCATGGATAGTAGGGAAGAGGCTGGTGCAGAGATTGTGGTACAGGTTTTTGTCCTGACTCATCTCAAACACCTTTTCCCATTCCTTCACCGTCATTTGGTTCTTAATGCTCTCAGCTGTCTGCTCCTCGTCTCTGAGTTCTTTCCCTCCAAACTGAagtggaagaaaaacaaaatgaaagtatCATAAAGAGCCAAGGGAACGCAAAAGGGAAGAGATCCCACTAGAGTAAGATCGCTTGGGAAGTCAACGTTGTGACTTATTTACTATAGTCCCTAAACTAGGCTTCAGTTAATAAAGACATGTATGTAAAGGCGCATCATTTGtccagagaggaaaacaaaagctACCATTGCTTTGTATCACTCTGAACTGTAATAAGAAGCTCATCACTGACATGAAGATGAAAATGAGTCTCCACTCTGCCATTTTAGTAAACCTCACACTAAGGTTGAGGATGGAACCCAATTCCTACCTAGCATagtaaacaaacaagtaagtaaaaataAGACCTACCCTTGGGTTGGTTGGGGCAACATAGCAAGCAAGGAAGACCAGCCTGTAAGACAGATCTCTGACACCCAGGGCGCGGAGCCCTCGGATGCCTTCTGTCTCGTAGCCGTCAACTCCACTGACGCGGGAGTTAGTCTCTGCACGTGCTCCTGTAAGAGTGAAAGACAAGGTGTTTCATAGTTCAAATACTAGTGAACTCCAATAAACCTAAGTTAAAACAGCACCTTTCATAGAAACATCagttttttttactttcttcatgCTTTTGTGCTCATCCTGATTGGTAGCCAAAGAGGTTACAAAAAGATTCCAGAAGCCAGATATCCTGATGAGCGGTGACCAGGATTGGTTACATCAGAGCAACAAACTACTGACCTGGTGTGCTAAGCTTGGAGACATCAGGCACAACAATCAGTGTCCCAGTGAAGTCACATCTGTCACCAGCTTGGGCTGACTCCACAGCTTCAGCTCTCAGGATAACCTCTAAACTTCGGGGAATACTTCCCCGAGGGAGTTCTGCTTGAGTCTCTTGAATACGTACCTATAACCAAGACCAACAGCAAAAGAGATGCTGTCACATGCTATACAACTGAAATCAACTGCTATAGATACCCACATTACCCAGTCTCTTTGTACAcccttttctttgtgtgtatctcAGGTGTCACTCCTCAGGACCGTCCACCTTCTTTCTTAAGACacggtctctcactggcctagaactcaccaattTAGCTAGGCTGGTTGACCAACTAGCTTTTAGTGAtctggctgcctcttcctcccctgcACAGAGTTCAAAGTACATGCCACCACATTTGGCTCTTTATGTAGTACTAGGGATCAAATACAGGTCTTCATGTTTATTGACAAACATGTTACTAACTAAACTATCTCCACAGGCCCTGCTCCATAGATTTTGACACATACCAATACTCACCTAAAAAGTTTGTACTAGGGGCTGAAAGATGTCTCAGCTAtcaggaacactggctgcttttctagaggatttGGGTTTAATACTAGTACTACATGGAAGGTTACAACCATCAATAACTGAAGTCCCAGAGgctccaatgtcctcttctggcctccataggcactgcatgcatatggttctgagacatacatacaagcaaaatacccatatacataaaaatacataaaaattttgtgTCCTAAAACTTCTAGTCAAATAGTTCAACTGGTTAAGCAATTACATCTCCTGGTTCTGGAGAGATGTCTCGGTAATTAACAGCAAGGTCTCCTTTGTAAATGTTGTACCACATGAAGgcaacacacataaaattttgTGCCCTTTCAGCCAAATAGTTCAATTGGTTAAGAGATTAATCTATTGGGATtgaagaggtggttcagtggttaagaacattgttCTTGTAGGATCAGAATTTGATTgctagcatccacatggaggcttacaaacatctgtgtcctggttagtttttgtcatcTTAACACAAACTATAACTATCTGGGAAGAGGGATCCTCAGTTGGAAAAATGCCTCTATCATGCTGGCCCATGGGCAAGcatgtgggggcattttcttgattggtatAGGAAGGCTACAGTGGTGTGGGCCAAGTAGGTGTTCTTGGGTTGTAGAAACAGGCCGATCAAACCTCGGAaaacagtaagcagcattcctctatggcaGTGGTTCTTAATCTTCCTaaagctgccaccctttaatacagttcatcatgTTGTAGTAACCCCTAACCATaacatttttgttgctatttcataactgtaaatcTGTTGTTATGAATTGTCATGTAATtatctgttttctgatgattGTAGGTAACTCCGTGAAAGGACCCCCAAAGGGGTTCAGAGCCacaagttaagaaccactgctctatggcCTCTACTTCAGAAGGACCTACCTCCCAGGTCCTTCTATGATAGACTGTAACTATGACATAAATGCTTTCTCCCACCAAGTTGCCTTTTGgtcatgtttatcacagcaatagaacctaACTAGGACAATCTGTAACAGAGAACtggataccttcttctggcctctgtgggcactacatTCCTTAAAAACTGACATCTAAACATGTTATTACAAGGGCCAAAAATGAATTATTAGCAGTAAATCCGATCTATTTGTctaacaaatacatttatatatataagaaTCTAATCTAAACAGAAGTAAATACCTTTTGAAAGTCAACAAATCTTGATTTATTAGTGTCTAGAAGGAACCTCTTCCTGTTGGCACACACTGGATTTCGGCAGATATTCGGCTGTGTGTATTTGAACTGCTGTTCTACGTCCTTGATCACTGTTTGACAGTCAAGGCACAGGAAAGTTCCACTCACAAGTTCAGGGTGAACTGGGTGAGTGCGCACCACCTGACCACTGATTCGGGTGAGCAGCCCAATCCTGGATGAAGTGAGCTCACGAATCCTATTTGAAGACAAGTGTCATATTAATAGATATCCTTTCCATCTTTTTCCCTCCTTCAGTTCTGGGGATCGAACCTAAAATCTCATGTACACTGAGCCCATTTCCCATCTACTTAGCATAAAAAACCTAAgacacttttcttttttgaatcttTTGTCTTAATGTCTGGGTATGTCTGAGTGGTTATATACATGTGAGAGCAAGCACTTGTCAAGGCCAGAGACATGGAATCTTccaggagctggagtcacaggcggTTATGAGCCTCCCGATACCAGTGCTGgagactaaactcaggtcctctgcaaacagCAGTTTacttttaccagctgagctatctccccaggccATAATTTCCTTTGAATTATGTAACACAAATTCACAATCAAAATAAAAGTGAGCTGGAGAGTGTTGGTGTATACCTTTAgctccagcactttggaggcagaggcaggtggatatcagtttgagcccagcctggtctacagagcaagttctaggacaggcagggctgcACAGAAAAAGTCTCAAAAAGCcagagtaagtaaataaatgaaaacaaatacgaaagatgaaaagactgaagaaataaaaacactgggTGGGTGCCATGACATGCAACTAAAACCTCAGTGTGTTGTTGAAGGGCAGCTCTTGGGTGCTCACTAGCCAGTCAGCCTGTCCCTTCGGAGGACGATCTCAGACTCAGGGAAAAATACTGCCTCAGGATTGGAGAACTTAGTGGTTaaaagagtatttgctgctcttccagaggatctgagttcctagcacctatgtcGTCACAACAACAGGAAAGtcactccaggggatccagcacccttttctggtttctttgggcagtgtacacacttcacacacacacacacacacacacacacacactctctctctctctctctctctctctctctctctctctctctcttaaatgaTTTTCTTCAAGTTAAGAAGGTATTTCAAAGTTATAAGTTGGGAAATGGAGGaggggtggtgcatgccttttaaaaaattattttcattatgtgcattggtgttttgcctgcatgtatgtctgtttgtgtgagGGTACTGGATGCCccggaattggagttatagagaGTTGTGActgctgtgggtactgggagctgaacctggtcctctggaagagaagccagtgctatTAAGTGCTATTAGACATCGAACATCTCTCCCAATCCTAGTGGTGCATGGCTTAATCTCAATACtaagggaggcagaagcagccaatctctgtaaaaaaaaaaaaaaaaaaaaaaaaaagcaattgctatgagttcaagatcagccagGTGGCTATACTGTGAGTCAATATTCATTAAAGTCctaaaattcataattttttttcttttttttctttttcttttctttctttctttctttttggtttttcgagacagggtttctctgtgtagccctggctgtcctggaactcactctgtagaccaggctggcctcaaactcagaaatccacctgcctctgcctcccaagtgctgggattaaaggcgtgcgccgccgccaccacccggcttattttctttttgagacaggatttcactacaTATCTTTGGCTGACTTGAAATTTAGACCAGCTGGCCTTAGACATTCAAGAGATACACGTCTCTGCTTACTGAGTGCTGAGGTTAGGAATGTGCCAATCATTGGCCTTACTCAGGAATTTCTGAAACTGTTCTTAGTTCtcgattttttttcccctccttggCAAATCTTGTCTCCCAATTTCCCTAAAAGATGCCTTAAAAATAACAATACTAAGTATCTGCTTCATTTCATATTGCCTATCCTAGCTCCATGGAAAAACAAGTTTCTCCAAATTAAACTTTCTGGGTATTAGgtctaaatatttcaaaaatgtcaGTCTGAACTTGGTGTGGCAGCATCTGCCCTGAGGACTGGGAATTTGAAGCCAGCACGAGCTACACAGAAGgccttatcttaaaaaaaaaaaaaaaaaaaaaaagatcagcctcttcttcttttaaagacttatttatctcatgtatgtgggtacactgttgctatcttcagacaagatggcatcagatcccattacagatggttgtaagccaccatgtgtttgctgggaattgaactcaggaccactggaagaatagtcagtggtagtcagtgctcttaacggctgagccatctctccagtcccagagggCCTTATCTTTAAAAGACTCATTAAGCAAACAAGAGGAACTTTCACAAGCATCAGTGTTTAAGTCCTCTTACTACTAATCC
Proteins encoded in this region:
- the Mcm6 gene encoding DNA replication licensing factor MCM6, whose product is MDLAAAAEPGAGSQHPEVRDEVAEKCQKLFLDFLEEFQGSDGEIKYLQFAEELIRPERNTLVVSFADLEQFNQQLSTTIQEEFYRVYPYLCRALKTFVKDRKEIPLTKDFYVAFQDLPTRHKIRELTSSRIGLLTRISGQVVRTHPVHPELVSGTFLCLDCQTVIKDVEQQFKYTQPNICRNPVCANRKRFLLDTNKSRFVDFQKVRIQETQAELPRGSIPRSLEVILRAEAVESAQAGDRCDFTGTLIVVPDVSKLSTPGARAETNSRVSGVDGYETEGIRGLRALGVRDLSYRLVFLACYVAPTNPRFGGKELRDEEQTAESIKNQMTVKEWEKVFEMSQDKNLYHNLCTSLFPTIHGNDEVKRGVLLMLFGGVPKTTGEGTSLRGDINVCIVGDPSTAKSQFLKHVDEFSPRAVYTSGKASSAAGLTAAVVRDEESHEFVIEAGALMLADNGVCCIDEFDKMDMRDQVAIHEAMEQQTISITKAGVKATLNARTSILAAANPVSGHYDRSKSLKQNINLSAPIMSRFDLFFILVDECNEVTDYAIARRIVDLHSRIEESIDRVYSLDDIRRYLLFARQFKPKISKESEDFIVEQYKRLRQRDGSGVTKSSWRITVRQLESMIRLSESMARMHCCDEVQPKHVKEAFRLLNKSIIRVETPDVNLDQEEEIQMETDEGPGGINGHADSPAPVNGFNGSSEEASQETVSKPSLRLGFAEYCRISNLIVLHLRKMEEEEDESALKRSELVNWYLKEIESEIDSEEELINKKRIIEKVVHRLTHYDHVLIELTQAGLKGSSEGSESYEEDPYLVVNPNYLLED